ACGCCGCGCGACGACAGCTCGCTGATAAAGGCATCGGTCGCTTCGCTGTCGTCGAGGAACAGGCTTTCGGTCACTTCCAGTTCCAGGCGGGTCGGGTCGAGCCGGGCCTCGCGCAGGGCGTTCACGATCCCCAGCGCGGCGCCCGGCGCCTTGATCTGCAAGGATGACAGATTGACCGCAATGGTCACATCGTCGGGCCACTGCGCCGCCGCTTTGGCCGCCTGCGCCGTGATCCAGTTGCCCAGCGTCACGATAACCCCGGTTTCCTCCGCCACGGGAATGAATTCGTCGGGGCGCATTTCGCCCTTCTGCGGGTGGAACCAGCGGACCAGCGCCTCGAACGTGCGGATGCGGCCCGTGGCAAGATCCACGATCGGCTGGAAGAAGATCGACAGTTCGTTCTTCTGGATCGCACTGCGCAGTTCCGCCTCGATCTCGCGCCGCCGCGCCAGGTCGCGGCTCATCGAACTGTCGAAGAAGCAGGTCTGACGCCGGCCGTTGACCTTGGCGTGGTAGAGCGCAAGATCGGCCGCCTGCATCACGCTGTCGGCGTCGGGCCCGTCTTCGGGCAGCACCGCCACGCCCAGCGAGGCGCCGATTTCCAGCCGCTCGCCGTCGATCCGCACCGGACGCATGATCTCGGCATGGACCTCGCTCGCCAGCCGCATGCAGTCGGCCCGGCTCTCGATCTCGCAGAACACGATGAATTCATCGCCGCCGAAGCGGGCAACGGTCGCGCCCGCCGGGGTGATTTCCTGGAGCCGCCGGGCCACGGTCTGCAACACACGGTCGCCGACCGGGTGGCCCAGCAGATCGTTCACTTCCTTGAACCGGTCGAGGTCGATCCAGATCATGCCCATCATTTGATCGGGATCGATCTCCATCAGCTTTTCGACGATTTCGTGATTCAGGCCGGCGCGGTTGGCCAGCCCGGTCACGGTATCGGTGCGGGCGAGTTGCTGCATCTTGGTCGCCAGCCGGGCGCTGGTTTCGGCGGCGGCGATGTTGTCGCGCAGCAGATGAAACACGCTCATCGTGATCGACGCCATCGCCGGCACCATCAGCAGGATGGTGATTGCGAACACCACGAAAGGCAGCGACCCGAGATAGAGGCAGGCGAGGCTGATCGGCACGCACACCAGCACGAGCTGGCCGATGGCGATAACCGGGCGTCCGGCATTGCGGGCGCAGATTGCGATGCCGTATCCAATCGCATTGGCGGCCATCATCACTTCGGCGGCTGGATCGACTTCCATCACCAGCGTGGCGGCAGTGGCAGTGCCCAGCAGCAGCGCATAAGTGAAGGCGCCGATTTCGTAGATCTTTTCCAGCGTGCTG
The nucleotide sequence above comes from Pelagerythrobacter marensis. Encoded proteins:
- a CDS encoding putative bifunctional diguanylate cyclase/phosphodiesterase; the encoded protein is MASREPRGKVTRTLSYFQKGDALSERVRRTLVRTLYTQPSSLAAGAASGIVCALVVAYMSSSMVMLGLGAALCIVAAIRVTLAFLISPDSDASTSTLEKIYEIGAFTYALLLGTATAATLVMEVDPAAEVMMAANAIGYGIAICARNAGRPVIAIGQLVLVCVPISLACLYLGSLPFVVFAITILLMVPAMASITMSVFHLLRDNIAAAETSARLATKMQQLARTDTVTGLANRAGLNHEIVEKLMEIDPDQMMGMIWIDLDRFKEVNDLLGHPVGDRVLQTVARRLQEITPAGATVARFGGDEFIVFCEIESRADCMRLASEVHAEIMRPVRIDGERLEIGASLGVAVLPEDGPDADSVMQAADLALYHAKVNGRRQTCFFDSSMSRDLARRREIEAELRSAIQKNELSIFFQPIVDLATGRIRTFEALVRWFHPQKGEMRPDEFIPVAEETGVIVTLGNWITAQAAKAAAQWPDDVTIAVNLSSLQIKAPGAALGIVNALREARLDPTRLELEVTESLFLDDSEATDAFISELSSRGVRFALDDFGTGYSSLAYVNKYPFSKIKVDRSFVSGPEVSNRTEAIIRAVAEMGAQLDMEIVAEGLETIEQVTAVRDAGCTLGQGYYFSRAVPDYLAAMLLAQERDEEPAQRIAI